From Streptomyces sp. TLI_053, a single genomic window includes:
- a CDS encoding ATP-binding cassette domain-containing protein, with the protein MVHVTGAPVLALRAVSKRFGAVQALTDVDLDVHAGEVVALVGDNGAGKSTLVKTIAGVHPIDEGTITWEGRPVRIGRPQDAQALGIATVYQDLALCDNLDVVANLFLGRELRRRGTLDEVAMERRAKELLDTLSIRIPSVRIPIAALSGGQRQVVAIARALVGDPRIVILDEPTAALGVEQTAQVLDLVERLRQRGLGVILISHNMADVRAVADTVAVLRLGRNNGAFPVAGTTPEEIISAITGATDNAVTRRQARIAEEAK; encoded by the coding sequence ATGGTTCACGTGACAGGCGCACCCGTACTGGCGCTGCGCGCGGTCTCCAAGCGCTTCGGCGCTGTCCAGGCACTCACCGACGTCGACCTAGACGTCCACGCCGGTGAGGTCGTCGCGCTGGTCGGCGACAACGGTGCCGGAAAGTCCACGCTGGTCAAGACGATCGCCGGGGTCCACCCCATCGACGAGGGCACCATCACCTGGGAGGGCCGCCCGGTGCGGATCGGCCGCCCCCAGGACGCCCAGGCCCTCGGCATCGCGACCGTCTACCAGGACCTCGCGCTCTGCGACAACCTCGACGTCGTCGCCAACCTCTTCCTCGGCCGTGAGCTGCGTCGCCGCGGCACCCTGGACGAGGTCGCCATGGAACGGCGCGCCAAGGAGCTCCTGGACACCCTGTCGATCCGCATCCCGAGCGTGCGGATCCCGATCGCCGCGCTCTCGGGCGGCCAGCGCCAGGTGGTCGCCATCGCCCGCGCCCTGGTCGGCGACCCCCGGATCGTCATCCTCGACGAACCGACCGCCGCCCTCGGTGTCGAGCAGACCGCGCAGGTCCTGGACCTCGTCGAACGGCTGCGCCAGCGCGGCCTCGGCGTCATCCTGATCAGCCACAACATGGCGGACGTCCGCGCGGTCGCCGACACCGTCGCCGTGCTGCGGCTCGGCCGCAACAACGGCGCCTTCCCGGTCGCCGGGACCACGCCCGAGGAGATCATCTCCGCCATCACCGGCGCCACCGACAACGCCGTCACCCGGCGCCAGGCACGCATCGCGGAGGAAGCGAAGTGA
- a CDS encoding substrate-binding domain-containing protein, with protein MNATMRRVLVGTAAVSMALSLAACGKAGGDKKDSASSGDSKSIGLLLPENASSTRYESFDRPFIEAKVTALCPDCKVRYSNAEGSAAKQKQQFDTLIAEGVKVIVLDAFDAKSTQAWVKEAAGKGVKVVAYDRLATGPVSAYVSFDNEKVGELQGQALLDALGAKAADANIVMINGDEADPNAALFKSGAHKVLDGKIKKVVYEQSGEWKPTVAGQKTGAAITQLGKDGFQAVYSANDGMAGAIITQLKAAGVNVPVGGQDAGLDAIQRIVAGDQAYTIYKAYKPLADSAAELAVSLLQGKDVKAVASATVDSDTDKGIPAKLLDPKVVTKANITDTVVADGLYKAADICTADYAAACAAAGLK; from the coding sequence ATGAACGCAACGATGCGTCGCGTCCTCGTCGGCACCGCCGCGGTCTCGATGGCCCTCTCGCTGGCCGCCTGCGGCAAGGCCGGCGGCGACAAGAAGGACAGCGCGAGCTCCGGGGACTCCAAGTCCATCGGCCTGCTGCTGCCGGAGAACGCCTCCTCCACCCGTTACGAGTCCTTCGACCGTCCGTTCATCGAGGCCAAGGTCACCGCCCTCTGCCCGGACTGCAAGGTCCGCTACAGCAACGCCGAGGGCAGCGCGGCCAAGCAGAAGCAGCAGTTCGACACCCTGATCGCCGAGGGCGTCAAGGTGATCGTCCTCGACGCCTTCGACGCCAAGTCCACCCAGGCCTGGGTCAAGGAGGCGGCCGGCAAGGGCGTCAAGGTCGTCGCCTACGACCGCCTCGCCACCGGCCCGGTCTCCGCCTACGTCTCCTTCGACAACGAGAAGGTCGGCGAGCTCCAGGGCCAGGCCCTGCTGGACGCCCTCGGCGCCAAGGCCGCGGACGCCAACATCGTGATGATCAACGGTGACGAGGCCGACCCGAACGCCGCGCTGTTCAAGTCCGGTGCCCACAAGGTGCTGGACGGCAAGATCAAGAAGGTGGTGTACGAGCAGTCCGGCGAGTGGAAGCCCACCGTCGCGGGCCAGAAGACCGGCGCCGCCATCACCCAGCTGGGCAAGGACGGCTTCCAGGCCGTCTACTCCGCCAACGACGGCATGGCCGGCGCGATCATCACCCAGCTCAAGGCGGCCGGTGTCAACGTCCCGGTCGGCGGCCAGGACGCCGGCCTCGACGCGATCCAGCGGATCGTCGCCGGGGACCAGGCCTACACCATCTACAAGGCGTACAAGCCGCTCGCCGACAGCGCCGCCGAACTCGCCGTCAGCCTGCTCCAGGGCAAGGACGTCAAGGCCGTCGCCTCCGCCACCGTGGACAGCGACACCGACAAGGGCATTCCGGCCAAGCTGCTGGACCCCAAGGTCGTCACCAAGGCCAACATCACCGACACCGTCGTCGCGGACGGGCTCTACAAGGCCGCCGACATCTGCACCGCCGACTACGCCGCCGCCTGCGCCGCCGCCGGCCTGAAGTGA